The Pirellulales bacterium genome has a window encoding:
- a CDS encoding aldo/keto reductase: MELRTLGNTNLRISSVALGTWPMAGMTSLDVNEADSLATIAAALDAGVNFFDTAYCYGSHGESERLLAQALGRRRAEVVIATKGGIHWDAAGQRISDARPVTLRRQCEESLRRLNTDWVDLLYLHAPDPQIPVAESAGELKQLMVEGKTRSVGVSNATLQQLRDFAAVCPIAAYQPCYNMLQREIEVDTLPWCREHGMAVCIYWPLMKGLLTAKFARNHQFDPRDGRRKYPMYHGQEWERNQAFLDELRQIAAEAGHTVAQVVINWTIHQPGITSALCGAKRPAQIQETAAAMSWKLSGTHLARINGAIQRRGKIVSRTAV, encoded by the coding sequence ATGGAATTACGAACTCTCGGCAACACCAACCTCCGCATTTCGTCCGTTGCGCTGGGCACGTGGCCCATGGCGGGCATGACCTCGCTGGACGTGAACGAAGCCGATAGCCTGGCCACGATTGCGGCAGCATTGGATGCTGGTGTCAACTTTTTTGACACGGCGTACTGTTATGGCTCCCACGGAGAAAGCGAACGGCTGTTAGCTCAGGCACTGGGACGTCGCCGTGCCGAGGTTGTAATTGCCACCAAGGGCGGAATTCATTGGGATGCGGCCGGACAGCGAATTTCTGATGCTCGGCCGGTCACTCTTCGACGGCAATGTGAGGAAAGCTTGCGGCGGCTCAATACCGATTGGGTTGACTTGCTGTACCTGCATGCGCCCGACCCGCAGATACCCGTGGCCGAATCGGCTGGCGAATTGAAGCAACTGATGGTCGAAGGCAAAACTCGGAGCGTGGGTGTATCGAATGCCACACTTCAGCAACTACGAGATTTCGCGGCAGTGTGCCCTATCGCCGCATACCAGCCCTGCTACAACATGCTACAGCGGGAAATCGAAGTCGATACGCTTCCTTGGTGCCGTGAGCATGGTATGGCTGTTTGCATCTATTGGCCATTGATGAAAGGATTACTCACGGCGAAGTTTGCTCGAAATCATCAATTCGACCCCCGTGACGGCCGACGAAAATATCCCATGTATCACGGGCAGGAGTGGGAAAGAAATCAAGCATTTCTGGACGAACTTCGGCAGATTGCTGCCGAAGCCGGCCACACTGTGGCACAAGTCGTTATCAATTGGACCATTCATCAGCCGGGCATAACCAGTGCTTTGTGTGGCGCCAAACGGCCCGCGCAAATCCAAGAAACCGCGGCCGCCATGAGTTGGAAACTCTCGGGAACCCACCTGGCCCGCATTAACGGCGCTATCCAACGGCGCGGCAAAATTGTTTCACGCACTGCGGTGTGA
- a CDS encoding pyroglutamyl-peptidase I, translating to MPRVLLTAFEPYDRWKANASWLALVHLTQSLPEEPQITTRLYPVDFSEMKDRLAADLSSNFDYALHLGQAPGSSRIQLEAIGLNIGGSSSQSPDQFRTLTDDGPVAYRSELPLADWAVKLRRAGIPTQVSYYAGTYLCNATLYWSHYLAERMSLSTLAAFIHVPLDISQVVNEPHGTAALPVAVSANAVRLILEELASRPKS from the coding sequence ATGCCGCGTGTTTTGCTGACTGCCTTTGAACCGTACGATCGCTGGAAAGCGAATGCCAGTTGGCTGGCGCTGGTGCATCTGACGCAAAGTTTGCCGGAGGAGCCCCAGATCACCACGCGGTTGTATCCAGTCGATTTTTCTGAAATGAAGGATCGTTTGGCCGCAGATTTATCGAGTAATTTTGACTATGCCCTGCATCTTGGGCAGGCCCCGGGGAGTTCGCGAATTCAACTCGAAGCGATTGGGCTAAATATCGGCGGTTCGAGCAGTCAATCGCCCGATCAGTTTCGGACGCTCACGGACGACGGACCGGTGGCGTATCGAAGCGAACTGCCGCTGGCAGATTGGGCGGTGAAGTTGCGGCGAGCCGGCATTCCCACACAAGTCTCTTATTATGCGGGCACTTACTTGTGTAATGCGACACTGTATTGGTCGCACTATTTGGCGGAACGAATGTCGCTTTCCACGCTGGCGGCGTTTATCCATGTGCCTTTGGATATATCGCAAGTGGTGAACGAACCGCACGGCACTGCCGCGTTGCCGGTAGCTGTATCTGCAAATGCTGTGCGCTTGATTTTGGAAGAATTGGCTTCCAGGCCGAAATCATAA
- a CDS encoding ferrochelatase, with the protein ALRQFPNENGRHSAQLVFTAHSIPLAMSEKCPYEQQLRDACQLVAAAVGQPNWQLVYQSRSGPPSQPWLEPDINDHLHKLAADHVHDVVVVPIGFLSDHIEVLYDLDLEAKHTAETLGINLIRAKTVGTHPRFVQMICELISERMNAEIERPALGAFGPSPDVCPPDCCRK; encoded by the coding sequence GGCTTTGCGGCAATTTCCAAATGAAAATGGTCGCCATTCAGCACAACTGGTATTTACGGCCCACAGTATTCCGCTGGCAATGTCCGAGAAATGCCCATATGAACAACAACTTCGAGACGCTTGCCAATTGGTGGCGGCCGCCGTCGGGCAACCGAATTGGCAATTGGTATATCAAAGCCGTAGTGGTCCGCCATCGCAGCCGTGGTTGGAACCGGACATTAACGACCATTTACATAAACTCGCTGCCGATCATGTGCACGACGTAGTAGTGGTGCCCATCGGCTTTCTTTCGGACCATATCGAAGTGTTGTACGATTTGGATTTGGAGGCGAAACACACGGCCGAAACGCTAGGCATCAATTTGATTCGGGCCAAAACGGTTGGCACGCATCCGCGGTTTGTGCAAATGATTTGTGAATTGATATCAGAGCGAATGAATGCAGAAATTGAGCGGCCAGCGTTAGGCGCCTTCGGTCCGAGCCCTGACGTGTGTCCACCCGACTGTTGCCGCAAGTAA
- a CDS encoding C-terminal binding protein has translation MLRVLLTDYAWPDLGIERGILRKAGAELIVAPQQDDQTLSRLAADCDAVMTNWAKVTESVIAVAQQCKIISRLGIGLDNIDVAAATRRGIVVTNVPDYCVIEVAEHALALLLSLSRKIAFYHQETKSGRYSLQDGPALRRIEGQNLGIVGLGNIGRRLAEKAIALKMRVLTSGRTQKRQQDLPSGVEWCEFDQLIQNSDYISLHVPLTPETKHMMGARQFALMKPTAYLINTSRGGLIDQMALAAALQAGQLAGAALDVQDPEPPDLTQPPFNDCRVIVTPHAAFVSIESLENLRSRTARQVATCLQGGVPENVVNPEVLRRRE, from the coding sequence ATGTTGCGAGTATTGTTAACTGACTACGCATGGCCGGATTTGGGCATTGAACGCGGAATCTTGCGTAAAGCCGGCGCGGAACTCATTGTTGCGCCGCAACAAGATGACCAAACGTTGAGCCGCTTAGCTGCAGATTGTGATGCCGTAATGACCAATTGGGCAAAAGTGACGGAATCGGTGATCGCTGTTGCCCAGCAATGCAAAATCATTTCTCGCTTGGGTATTGGGTTAGATAACATCGACGTGGCCGCCGCAACTCGCCGCGGCATCGTGGTTACCAACGTGCCCGATTACTGCGTGATTGAAGTGGCGGAGCACGCTTTGGCCTTGCTATTGTCGTTGTCACGGAAAATTGCGTTTTATCACCAGGAAACGAAATCGGGTCGATATAGTTTGCAAGATGGCCCTGCCTTGCGCCGAATAGAAGGCCAGAATTTGGGGATTGTGGGTCTGGGTAACATCGGTCGCCGATTGGCTGAAAAAGCCATCGCTCTCAAAATGCGCGTGCTTACCTCAGGGCGCACGCAAAAAAGGCAACAAGACCTGCCCTCCGGCGTTGAATGGTGCGAGTTTGACCAGTTGATTCAGAACAGCGATTACATCAGCCTGCATGTGCCGCTAACGCCCGAAACTAAGCACATGATGGGCGCACGGCAGTTCGCGCTCATGAAGCCGACGGCATATTTAATCAATACGTCCCGTGGTGGGTTGATCGATCAAATGGCTTTGGCCGCTGCACTTCAGGCCGGCCAATTGGCCGGCGCGGCACTAGACGTGCAAGACCCCGAACCGCCTGATCTCACGCAGCCGCCGTTTAACGATTGTCGTGTAATTGTTACGCCACACGCCGCCTTCGTGTCGATCGAATCGTTAGAGAATTTGCGATCGCGTACGGCACGGCAAGTGGCAACTTGTCTTCAAGGAGGTGTTCCGGAAAATGTGGTTAATCCAGAAGTGTTGCGCAGACGCGAATAA
- a CDS encoding calcium-binding protein: MFWSAHVFRIRQHTRRPTRWTHARTRNARFEQLEQKRVLTVSFDSGSGLLTVNGTSGNDTILIAPTSNGINAQVTLNGQIISNSIPPVAISSINQIQVFGSDGNDLVTIKSIDKPVTVDGGTGTNELSIIGHAGINTFVLDTSSVQVNGFAYTPVGTSIQLLNIAGQNANDIFTVNNFSVIPTVIDGSGGVNTLQGPNVDTTWNIQVTNGGNLNSTFHFGNIQNLTGGTGDDTFLLTPGKSVSSTISGGAGNDTISFAASTTPVSVNLQTHSATGVGRFSTDIENIIGGAANDTLTGPNTLISSPLPNTWNITGANAITFDGVGFTSFENLTGGTVADDFVFADGATVSGKIDGGAGSNTLDYSAYTTSLNVVASNFARIQSVVGSTMTGVNVDFIGPNANNTWNITGTNAGNVGGISFTNVDTITGSTKNDTFLFAKTGLGDITGTIDGGPGTNVLNYSLLTTPITIDLTANSATGAGGIANITGVIGGSSTSTIDTVIGPTPAAGAQNTWTITGNNAGNINGTFTFSGIENLTGGPMDDTFVIPNGKKFSGHIDGGDTTNFNTLDYSAYTTAINVNLTTGTATNIAGGVSNMTDILGGSGNDVLTGNTNGNLIWGNGGNDIINGMGGNDILVGGNGNDTITGGSGRDLIMGGAGRDILNGEGGEDILISGTTSFDTDGATQNAILNFWILDSITTTDSMGNTTTTQLPFATRVAELRAGTTGVTTIPTFDSTNIFDDTSSDTLTGGSVVTPTDDNLDWFFATLSGSNQDTITDFSSGEAFN, translated from the coding sequence ATGTTCTGGAGCGCTCACGTCTTCCGCATCCGGCAGCATACTCGCCGACCAACTCGTTGGACCCATGCACGGACACGAAATGCCCGATTTGAACAGTTAGAGCAAAAACGGGTTTTAACAGTTAGTTTTGACTCCGGTAGTGGTCTGCTGACAGTCAACGGCACCAGCGGGAATGACACCATTTTAATTGCCCCCACTAGCAACGGTATAAATGCCCAAGTCACGCTGAATGGGCAGATAATCAGCAACTCAATCCCCCCTGTTGCAATTAGCTCGATTAACCAAATTCAAGTGTTTGGGAGCGATGGCAACGATCTGGTCACGATCAAGAGCATCGACAAACCAGTCACTGTAGACGGTGGGACGGGCACCAACGAGCTAAGCATTATCGGCCATGCAGGCATCAATACCTTCGTGCTGGATACATCCTCTGTGCAGGTCAATGGCTTCGCCTACACGCCCGTAGGCACGAGTATCCAACTTTTGAACATTGCCGGACAAAACGCCAACGACATCTTCACCGTGAATAATTTTTCGGTGATTCCCACCGTTATTGACGGTTCCGGTGGCGTCAATACGTTACAGGGGCCGAATGTCGATACCACGTGGAACATCCAGGTTACCAACGGTGGTAATCTGAACAGCACGTTTCATTTCGGCAATATTCAAAATTTGACCGGCGGAACAGGCGACGACACCTTTCTATTGACCCCAGGAAAAAGCGTCAGTTCGACAATCTCCGGGGGCGCGGGCAACGACACCATTAGCTTTGCCGCCTCCACCACACCAGTCAGCGTGAACCTGCAAACTCACTCTGCCACAGGCGTTGGTCGCTTTTCGACGGACATCGAAAACATTATCGGCGGTGCGGCAAACGACACGCTAACAGGTCCGAATACTTTGATAAGTTCACCACTACCCAACACCTGGAATATTACCGGCGCAAACGCAATCACCTTTGACGGAGTCGGTTTCACCAGCTTTGAGAATCTAACCGGCGGTACTGTCGCCGACGATTTTGTTTTCGCCGATGGCGCCACGGTTTCTGGCAAAATCGACGGTGGCGCAGGCAGCAACACCCTGGATTATAGCGCGTACACAACGTCGTTGAATGTCGTGGCGTCAAACTTTGCACGAATCCAATCTGTGGTCGGCTCAACCATGACCGGCGTCAATGTCGACTTCATCGGGCCCAATGCCAACAATACGTGGAATATCACCGGAACCAACGCCGGCAACGTCGGCGGCATTTCGTTCACCAATGTCGACACGATTACAGGCAGCACGAAGAACGACACGTTCCTCTTCGCGAAGACCGGGCTAGGGGATATTACCGGGACGATCGACGGAGGCCCGGGCACGAATGTGCTCAATTATTCATTGCTCACAACGCCCATTACGATTGATCTCACGGCGAATAGCGCGACAGGGGCTGGCGGCATAGCGAACATCACCGGAGTAATTGGCGGCAGCAGCACGTCAACAATCGACACCGTGATCGGCCCCACGCCTGCCGCCGGCGCACAAAACACTTGGACCATCACCGGCAACAACGCGGGCAATATCAACGGCACGTTCACATTCTCCGGCATCGAAAATCTGACCGGCGGACCGATGGACGACACCTTCGTGATTCCCAACGGTAAGAAATTTTCCGGCCATATCGACGGCGGCGACACCACCAATTTCAACACCCTCGATTACTCCGCTTATACGACAGCAATTAACGTCAATCTGACGACCGGTACGGCAACAAATATCGCCGGGGGCGTCAGCAATATGACTGACATTTTAGGCGGCTCGGGAAATGACGTGCTGACCGGCAACACCAATGGCAATTTAATTTGGGGCAATGGCGGCAATGACATCATCAACGGCATGGGCGGCAACGATATTCTGGTCGGCGGCAATGGTAACGATACTATCACCGGAGGCTCCGGTCGCGATTTAATCATGGGTGGCGCCGGCCGCGACATTCTGAACGGCGAGGGCGGCGAGGACATTTTGATCAGCGGCACCACCAGCTTTGATACCGACGGTGCTACACAGAACGCTATTCTCAATTTCTGGATTTTGGATTCCATTACCACCACGGATTCGATGGGTAACACCACAACTACGCAGCTGCCTTTTGCCACGCGTGTGGCTGAGTTGCGTGCCGGAACCACTGGCGTCACCACCATTCCCACATTCGACTCGACGAATATCTTCGACGATACGTCGTCCGATACCCTCACGGGCGGCAGCGTCGTTACTCCCACGGACGACAATCTTGATTGGTTTTTTGCCACGCTCAGCGGTTCAAACCAAGATACCATTACTGATTTCTCCAGCGGCGAAGCTTTCAATTAA